The proteins below come from a single Camelus bactrianus isolate YW-2024 breed Bactrian camel chromosome 2, ASM4877302v1, whole genome shotgun sequence genomic window:
- the LOC141573305 gene encoding UDP-glucuronosyltransferase 2B31-like isoform X1 has translation MSLKWISLLLLLLQLNCFFSSGSCGKVLVWPVEYSHWINMKTILDELVMKGHEVTVLTSQASVLIDPSKPSAIKFEIFPTLLTKHDFENTIEHMLNTWTYMAKDSVWTYFSTVQSIFQEYSDMQIKVCKDLVSNKKLMTKLHESRFDVVLADAIGPCGELLAEILQIPLVYSLRFSPGFALEKYGGKLPLPPSYVPVIMSELGDQMTFMERVKNMMYVLYFDFWFQTFNEKNWNQFYSEVLGRPTTLLETIGKADMWLIRTFWDFEFPRPLLPNFEFVGGLHCKPAKPLPKEMEEFVQSSGEDGIVVFTLGSIVTNITEERANVIASALAQIPQKVLWRYHGKKPDTLGPNTRLYKWIPQNDLLATSRML, from the exons ATGTCTCTGAAATGGATCtcacttctgctgctgctgctgcagctgaaTTGCTTCTTTAGCTCTGGGAGTTGTGGGAAGGTGCTGGTGTGGCCAGTGGAATATAGTCATTGGATTAATATGAAGACAATTCTGGATGAACTTGTCATGAAGGGTCATGAGGTGACTGTCCTGACATCTCAAGCTTCTGTTCTGATTGATCCCAGCAAACCATCTGCTATTAAATTTGAGATTTTCCCAACACTCTTAACCAAACATGATTTTGAGAATACCATTGAGCATATGCTCAATACATGGACATATATGGCAAAAGATTCGGTTTGGACTTATTTTTCAACGGTGCAAAGTATCTTTCAGGAATATTCTGATATGCAAATCAAGGTCTGTAAAGATCTTGTTTCCAACAAGAAACTTATGACAAaactacatgaatcaaggtttgacgTCGTTCTTGCAGATGCCATTGGGCCCTGTGGTGAGCTGCTGGCTGAGATACTTCAAATCCCGTTAGTGTACAGTCTCCGCTTCTCTCCGGGCTTTGCACTGGAGAAGTATGGTGGAAAACTTCCACTCCCACCATCCTACGTACCGGTTATCATGTCAGAATTAGGTGATCAAATGACATTCATGGAGAGGGTGAAAAATATGATGTACGTACTTTATTTTGACTTTTGGTTCCAGACATTTAATGAGAAGAATTggaatcagttttacagtgaagtACTAG GAAGACCCACTACATTACTGGAGACAATTGGGAAAGCTGACATGTGGCTCATTCGAACCTTTTGGGATTTTGAATTCCCTCGCCCACTGCTACCAAATTTTGAATTTGTTGGAGGCCTCCACTGCAAACCTGCCAAACCTCTGCCTAAG GAAATGGAAGAGTTTGTCCAGAGCTCAGGAGAAGATGGTATTGTGGTGTTTACTTTGGGGTCGATTGTCACTAACATAACAGAAGAAAGAGCCAATGTGATTGCATCAGCCCTTGCCCAGATTCCACAAAAG GTTCTTTGGAGATACCATGGCAAGAAACCAGATACCTTAGGACCCAATACTCGGCTGTACAAGTGGATCCCCCAGAACGACCTTCTTG